One genomic window of Camelina sativa cultivar DH55 chromosome 5, Cs, whole genome shotgun sequence includes the following:
- the LOC104787600 gene encoding uncharacterized protein LOC104787600, with protein sequence MTCERGAMMVKKTTQASLLLSLLHILICISFQLRATVAIRPNLAISPSQILNSPPPAMVWPSPPCGSNIGSQLTALKEKLCRQIPKPPLKTKKKKTPKPLKTKKKSIPKPLKSKKKKNPKPHAAIP encoded by the exons ATGACATGTGAGAGAGGAGCAATGATGGTGAAGAAAACAACtcaagcttctcttcttctaagTTTGCTTCATATACTTATATGTATATCCTTTCAGCTTCGTGCCACGGTGGCTATACGCCCTAACCTAG CGATATCCCCAAGTCAAATCCTAAATTCACCACCACCCGCGATGGTATGGCCCTCTCCGCCATGTGGATCTAATATTGGAAGTCAACTTACGGCACTTAAAGAGAAGCTTTGTAGACAAATTCCAAAGCCTCCtcttaaaactaaaaagaagaaaactccaaagcctcttaaaaccaaaaagaaaagtattCCAAAGCCTCttaaatccaaaaagaaaaaaaatccaaaacctcaTGCAGCAATACCGTGA